DNA sequence from the Entomomonas asaccharolytica genome:
GCGAGTATGTATAACATTTTGTTCAACGATCCTCACTTTAGACTCTAACACTTCTGTAATAATGGCAACATGGCCTGTGCCTTTAAACTCTCCACCTTCTTGCCAGATCAGTAAGGAACCAGCAACAGGAGGACGCTTACTACCATTGGCAAAAGCCTGTAGTGGTAAGATGGCATCATTAATCACCTGGCGTAAGAAGCGCAGGGAAAAGATCTCATGGGCATTGCCAACATCGGTGAAAACGACACCATAGTTAAGGTAAAGAAAGCGTCGCGCGAATTCTACGCATTGCCATTTATGCCCCATGTACTCATGGCCTAGGTAGCTACGAAAAGAGGAGAAATCAGGATAATCCTTTGGATCCGCCGTTGCGTAATCTGATGAATAAATAGCAACACCGCCAGGAGCATACCCTAATAATGTGCCAAAAGGTTCACTTTTGTTTGTCATTTCTGCTGACATAATATTTGACCTTGTAATAACTACCTATCAAAGTGCTATATCATAAACCAATCAATGACTGGCCTCTAGCTGGAGGAGAGTATTATAAAAATATGCACAATAAATATTGTAATGTTAGAAAACAGTAACTTATTAGATAACTTAACTAATTTTGAGTTCAAGATAACTACAATAATAATTATGAAAAAGAATAGTCTTTGTTAGATGGGCTTGATACTAGCTCAAATGATTTAGAAAAGGGGATGATTGACTGTGTTTAAATTTTATATATTTGGCGGTTAGAGAGGGATTCGAACCCTCGATACGATTTCTCGTATACACGCTTTCCAGGCGTGCTCCTTCAACCGCTCGGACATCTAACCAATTTGGCAAGCTAATTATACACTGATTAGCTTTTTAAGGTGGGCTAATTTAACGGAATCATTAAAGAAAATCAAAGACTTTTTAAGCTTCTTGATAAATTAAATAATTTAATGAATTTTTCAACGATAAATAGCAGGGACTTAGTATTAAATCCCTGCTCATTAATTATTTAAACAATTCATCAAGGAGTGTATTCATAGCGTTAAAAGCACGCTTAGAAACTTTTTCATTATATTGTTTTACTTTAGGATCATTAGCCGTTACATCAGTAAAACCATGAACAGCACCACCATAGTTAAGAAATTGCCAATCTACAGAGGGGGCTGACTTCATTTCATTAAAGAAATCTATTATTTGGTCATCAGCAATCATTGGGTCATTAGCGCCATTAAGTACTAAGATTGAGCCTTTGATATTTTGAGCATCACTAGCATTCGGTGTGTCTAGGTTACCATGAAAAGAAATAGCTGCCTTTATATCTGCTCCACTGCGCGCTAGCTCTAAGGTACAACAACCACCAAAGCAAAAACCAAAAGCAGCAATTTTTTGTTTATCTATATTGTTTTGATTTAATAATATATCCAATGCTTTGTTCATACGTTGCCGAAGCTCTTGACGGTTTTCTTTAAGGGGAGTCATTGCTTCACCAGCTTGTTGACTATTTTGTGGGCGAACTGTTTTTCCATAGAGGTCAACAATAAATACGATATAGCCTTTTTCAGCTTGTTGTTTTGCTAGATCAATGGCTTCTTTGGTGATACCAAGCCAATTTGGTGTCATAAGTAGTGCTGGCAACTTATTGTTAACATTATTAGGGGAAACTAAGACACCTTCAAATGTTTGGTTGTTATATTGATAACTAATATTACTTTGGCTAATCATTATCTAATCCTTTTACTCTGTTAAATAATAGGAGCAAAAAATAAGGCTCTTGGAGAGCCTTATTTTAGGGATATTAGTTGGACAGTTCGATTAGTAATTTGTTTAATCGTTTTACATAGCTTGCTGGGTCTTTTAAATTATTGCCAGCGGCTAATGCTGCCTGATCAAATAACACATGGGTTAGATCATTAAAGCGATCTTCATCGGCTTCTTGGTCTAATTTTTGTACCAGAGGATGGTCAGGATTGATTTCAAAAATAGGTTTTGATTCTGGTATGGCTTGACCTGTTGCTTGTAATATTTGGCGCATTTGTAAGCCCAAGTCTTGATCGCCAATCGCTAAAATAGCGGGTGATTCTGTAAGACGATGAGAAACTCTTACTTCACTAACTTGGTCGTTGAGTGCTTTTTTAATACGCTCAACTAGCGCTTCTTTTTCCTTAGCTACTTTTTCTTGATGTTGTTTATCTTCTTCAGAATCTAGTTTACCTAGGTCTAAATCACCACGGGCAATATCAACAAATTGTTTACCTTCAAATTCAGGTAAATAGTTCATTAACCATTCATCAATACGATCAGTTAATAAAAGTACTTCAATCCCTTTTTTACGGAAGATTTCTAGGTGAGGGCTATTTTGAATTTGCGCATAGCTTTCACCTGTTAAGTAGTAGATTTTATCTTGATCTGATTTAGCACGGGATAGATAATCAGCAAGTGATACTTTTTGTTCTGTGCTATTTTCATTGGTTGAAGTAAAGCGTAATAAACCAGCAATTTTCTCACGGTTTGCATAATCTTCTGCTGGACCTTCTTTTAATACTTGACCAAAAGCTTTCCAGAAGGTTGTGTATTTTTCTGGTTCATTTTTAGCTAATTTTTCTAACATATCAAGCACGCGTTTGGTTAGTGCTGATTTCATGTTATCAATAATAGGATCTTTTTGAAGAATTTCTCTTGATACGTTTAACGAGAGATCATTAGAGTCAACAATACCTTTTACAAAACGAAGGTAAAGTGGCAAGAACTCATCTGCTTGATCCATGATAAATACACGGTTTACATAAAGTTTTAAACCGTGGGTCATATCACGTTGATAAAGGTCGAAAGGAGCACGTGAAGGGATATAAAGTAGCGAGGTATATTCTAGTTTACCTTCAACTTTATTGTGACTCCATGCCAGTGGATTTTCAAAATCATGGCTAATATGTTTATAGAATTCTTGGTAATCTTCTTCAGTAACTTCGGTACGTGGGCGAGTCCATAAGGCACTGGCACGATTAACTACTTCCCATTCAACTTCATCTTTGTTATCTTCTTCTTGATCAAGTTGTTGTTTAGGTAGTTCAATAGGTAGATCAATATGATCCGAATATTTTTTAATAATATTACGTAATCGCCAGCCATCAGCAAATTCTAAATCATCGTTTTTTAGATGTAATACAATGCGTGTACCACGTTCTTCTTTGGTGATATTGGCTATATCAAACTCACCTTCACCTTTTGATGACCAGTGCACACCTTCGTCAGCATTTAAACCAGCACGACGGCTATATACATCTACTTGGTCTGCTACGATAAAAGCACTGTAGAAGCCTACACCAAATTGACCAATAAGTTTTGAGTCTTTCTTTTGATCACCAGATAAGTTTTTGAGAAATTCTGCTGTACCAGATTTTGCAATGGTGCCTAGATTAGCAATAACATCTTCGCGACTCATGCCTATGCCATTATCATCTAAAGTGATGGTTTTGGCCTCTTTATCAAAACTAATACGAATACGTAATGAAGCATCTTTTTCTAATAACTCAGGTTTGGCAATAGCCTCAAAACGTAATTTGTCGCTAGCATCAGATGCGTTAGAAATAAGTTCACGTAAGAAAATCTCTTTATTTGAGTAAAGAGAATGAATCATTAAGTTTAATAGTTGTTTTACTTCTGTTTGGAAACCTAACGTTTCTTTCTGTGCTTCTACACTCATCTAAAATCTCCACTATTGTTAAATCAAAATTGTTAATTCGAAAGATGGTTAACAAAATGGGGATTAGTTGTTCACTTTTCAAGGGTAATTGAGCAATATAGCTATTGCTCTACAGTTTTATACTTCGGTGAATGACTTTGCCATACTAATTGTATTATCTTCAGTCATTCGCCTCCTCTAAAATGGCATAAAAATAGCTATATAGTATTAGTTATCTTTAGTCGTTACTGGCATAGACACGAAGTCTATTTTGGTTATTATCAAGTGCCAGAAAGGCATAACCAAAACAAAGATCAGTAGGCTCTTGTACTATCTTAAGTTTTCCTTGCCATTCTTTAAAGCACTGATCAACAGCTTCTGGAGAGGGGAGCTGAAAAATTAATTCGCAGGCATTATTAATACCTGTTGCTTTGGGTTGTACTTCTTGAATACTCCAAAAAGCCAGCAAATAACCTGACTCTAGTTGAAAGCAAGCATAATTAGGATGGCTCTCAATTGGCTGACATTTGAAAATATCGCTATATAACGCAACAGTTGCGTTAATATCTTCAACGTATAAGATGGTTTGATTAGGTTGCATAGAAAAACTCCTTGTTTGTGGTCTATAAATAGATAAGGAGTATTCTAGTAAGGTGATGTGTCAGTTTCTGTCAGTAGTATTAAAAAAGAGGTTTAGGTATTTGCTGGAAATGATGCCAAGCAGTTAATAAGTCTTCTCGTTTTCTTGGAAATTTTTCATTTAATAGTGCTAATGAAGCAATGCGATCTATACGAAAGTGACGGAACTCTTCTCTTAACTCGCACCACCCACAGATAACAAGGGTATGATGAAAAAAACCAACAGCAAAGGGCCATATAGTGCGTTGAGAGTTTTCTTGATTAGCATTGATGTATTCAATGGTGATTTTTAAGTTTTGGTTAATGGCTTTGCGTAACGTAATTAGTTGTTCATCATAAGGCTTTGTTAATTTAGGATAACCAATTAATAGTGAGGAGTTTAACGTCTCCTGTAGAGGGGCAGGAAGTATAGTACAAATCTTAGTGATTGCTTGCTGAGCAGCATTTGCTAACTGGCTATCAGTCTGACTAACAACCCAACGACTCCCTATAAGCAATGCTTCTACTTCTTCTTGAGTAAACATAAGAGGTGGTAAAGTAAAACCTTGTTGTAATTGATAACCTTTACCTGTCTCACTAGTAATGATAGCGCCTTGCTGCTGTAGCGTGGCAATATCTCGGTAAAGTGTTCGTAAACTAATACCTAATTGTGAAGCAAGTGTTTTGCCAGCCACAGGATGGCGATACTTATGGAGTATTTGTAGTAGTTCTAAGAGGCGTTGTGAGCGAGTCATAAAAAAACTTAATGAATCAATAAAGGTTATATACGTTATCTAAATCTGAACAAGATTAGAAGAATAATTTGTTTTTCTGTAAGATATAGCTATTTCCCTAGCGTTTTATACGTCGTTGAATGACTTCGCCGTACTAGGTGTACTGTCTTCAGCCATCCGCCTCGTCTAAAAAACTAGGGTAACAGCTATATTAAGCTATGAATTATTTTAATAATTAAGGTATTGTTGGTTATGGACATAACTTCCACAAAGCAAAGTATGGTGTCTTTATTGGCTAATTACCAGCAGTTGGTTATTAGCCAATTAGCAGAATATGGTTTGGTTAGTGAGTATTTGAATGAGCCACTTGAAGAAAATGTTCGTTTACTGTGCCAAATGCGTACTATTATTTTTCTTGTAAAAACCGCTAAATTATCAAAAGATAATAATATTGATCTTGCTGAGCAGTTATATGCCAACACAGAGGCACATTATTTAAAAACGGATAAATGGTTACAGCAGTTAAATAATAATAAAGAGGCTAATTTATATAGCTATGCTTTTGTCATTTTAGCGCAAAGTTATCTTTATAAAGCCACTAATAATCCTTTATATACTATTGCTTTAGCTGAAACTTTTAGTCTGGTTGAGGAAAAATTTAAGGGAGTAGATATTTTTAAACCTTTGGCAGATTTAGATTGTCTAGAGCAAAATTCAGCGATGCATTTATTTGAAGCATTAACCTTTGCTTATTATCAAGCTGATGCGATTTATATGCAGCCAGCTATTATAAAGTTAGAGCAGTTAATAACAGAACGATTTTGGCAAAGTGATAAGCAATTATTAGCTGAAAAGGTAACGTTATCAGGTCAGGTATTAAGTTACGAAGCAGGCCATTGGTTTGAGTGGGTTTCCCTAATATGGCGAGTAAAGCAACAAGGGGGAGTGTCATTTACTAGTAGTAATAAACTATATGCTGCTGCGCTAACTCACACTCATTTTTCTGAACAAGGTTTAGTATTAAATGAAATGGACGCACAATTTCAACCATTAGACACCCAGCAAATACGTATTTGGCCAAATTTAGAATATTTGCGAGCAAAAACTTTTATTGAGCAACAAGTACCTGTTAAGGAATTAAATACGTTTATAGCGTTGTTTTTTGATCAGCAAGGTTTACCTAAAGAATATTTAACCAAAGAGTTAGTACAAACTGTTAAATCAACCACGGGATATCATATAGCCGAGAGTTTTATTGATATTTTAGAGACAATTAAATAATAAACGGATCTTATTACAATAAAAACCAATCTATAATAGGATTGGTTTTTGTGTTTTTTAATGAATAAAAGTATTAGCAACTCGTTGCGATTTTAATGTATAGCTAGTCCATAAGATGGCAGCAAAACACATTTGGAAAAGAACTTTGCCTGTTTCAGCATCAAATGCAGGAGCGTTCATAATGGTTGAAACTAAAATAGAATCAAATATTATAGCTATGGGAGTAGCAACTAATATTCCTATAAAAACGGCTTTAAAAAGTTTTTTCTTCGTAAAAAATAAAATGATGACAAAAAACCATGTGACAATCATTAATAAATTAATAATAAACTCTATAGTAATGGCATGCTTAAAGAAAGGTATATAGTGTTCACTATTAGGATCAGTAAGTAATGACCAAGCATCCGTTGTAAAAATAGGCTTATAAATATCTACATAAATTGTATTTGCTATGCGAAATGGAGCTATACAAACAATAATAGCTACTAATATTAGCCAACCGCCAATTCCTTTTGGAGCATCTTTATTATCATTTTGTATAGTTGCTCTAGATTGGCTAGTAGGTGGGGTATAAGGATTATCATTAGACATAATATTCTTCCATGTAAATAAAAATAAGTAATAATCTATAAAATATTCTATTATAGTTGAGAACTATAATAGGAGTAAGCATGAAAGTTACAGATTTCCGTCAGCAATTACAAAATCCTAACCATCAATTTGCAGATACATTGGCTTTTATTGAGCAAAATTATACTTTTCAGCCTACAGCTTTTAAAAATGGTGATGTAGAAAATGCCAAAGGGCAAAATGAGGGCTCTTGTAAAGTATTAGCGCTTGCCATATTAGAGGGATTAACTGATCAAGAGGCTTTATTGGCCTTTGCTGAGCATTATCGCAGTGTAGTAGCTACCCCTGATAATAACGATCATCAAAATATTCGTTCATTACAAAAAAATGGCCTAAAAGCAGTAACTTTTGAACAGTTTCCTTTGCAAAAGCTGAATAATAAGTAAAAAAGTAGCATTTTTTATTGCTTTTTATGGAATAGCTTGTCTTTTTTGGGTAGAATGCGACCGCCCAAGTTATACTTAGGGTTTTTATTTTATTTATTTTTTAAAGTTGAGGTTTTATTGCATGTCTAAAGAAGACAGCTTTGAAATGGAAGGAACTATTATTGATACGCTTCCTAACACTATGTTTCGTGTAGAGTTAGAAAATGGTCATGTTGTGACTGCACATATTTCAGGAAAAATGCGTAAAAATTATATTCGTATTTTGACAGGTGACAAAGTTCGTGTTGAATTAACACCTTATGATCTTTCCAAAGGTCGTATCACCTACCGAGCGCGTTAATTTTTAAACAAATCTTATCGTCTTTACATTTTATAGTAAGGTGGTTTTTTGCTACCTTAACTTTCTCGTATTAACATTTTTTTGCTTGTTATAATTATCTTTGCTAGATAATAATAGACCTTTATATCGCTAGTATATCAATAATAAATCAGTCAAGGATAATTAGTAATCTATTATGAAACAATTACTTATTAGTTTTTTTAGATTGGAAGCGGCATCAGGTATCTTATTAATTATTGCTACAGTTTTAGCATTAGTAGCTAATAATAGTCTGCTTAGTGACTGGTATAATAATTTTTTAAATATACCTGTTATGTTGGCAATTGATAAACTGATTATTGATAAGCCCCTATTGTTATGGATTAATGATGGATTGATGGCTATCTTCTTTTTACTCATTGGCTTAGAAGTAAAAAGGGAAGCATTACAAGGCCAACTCTCAAAAGTGTCACAAGTGGTTTTGCCAACAGTGGCTGCCTTTGGTGGGATGATTGTGCCTGCTGTCATTTATTGGGCATTTAATCATAATGATCCACAAGCCCACAGTGGTTGGGCTATCCCAATGGCAACCGATATTGCTTTTTCGTTAGGTATTTTAGCATTACTGGGAAAAGCTGTGCCTATCTCTTTAAAGTTGTTTTTAATGACATTGGCTATTATTGATGACCTTGGGGCTATTCTAGTAATTGCATTATTTTATTCGGGTGATGTATCAGTAGCTGCATTAGGCTTGGCAGGTATCTGTTTAATTGTATTGATTACGTTGAACTTATTGAAAGTTAGAAGCATAGGTCTTTATTTAATTATTGGTTTTATTTTGTGGGTTTGTGTACTCAAAAGTGGTGTTCATGCCACTATAGCAGGGGTTGCCTTAGCCTTTACTATACCTTTAAAGCTTAGAATGACAAAAGCGGAACATATTCATCCACCACTTATTAAATTAGAACATGCACTCAGCCCATGGGTCTCTTATGTAATTTTGCCCTTATTTGCTTTTGTTAATGCGGGTGTTTCTTTTGCTCAGGTGACTCAAGATCATTTATTAAGTACCGTTACATTAGGTATAGTATTAGGGCTTTTATTGGGTAAAACCATTGGTATTTTTGGCTTTACATGGGTTGTTGTGAAATTAGGTTTTGCTAAACTACCTAAAGATTCTGATTGGTCTCTGCTTTTTGGAATCTGCATACTGTGTGGTATAGGTTTTACCATGAGCCTCTTTATTGGTGGTTTATCATTCCCACCTAATAATGAATATGTAGGCATTGATAGAGTAGGGATTTTGATAGGTTCTTTTTTATCTGCAGTAATTGGTTATTGTGTTATGTATAGAGCGCTTAAAAAGAAAGCCAAAGCATCATGATTTATTAGAGCATTTTGCTTGATAACTTCCTTATTTAGATAGCTTAAATTTTTAGTTGTTGTACTTAATAAATTTTAGTATAATCCCGCCCCTTGCTCTATATGTGAGCATGTGAAACTGAAAATTA
Encoded proteins:
- the infA gene encoding translation initiation factor IF-1, which codes for MSKEDSFEMEGTIIDTLPNTMFRVELENGHVVTAHISGKMRKNYIRILTGDKVRVELTPYDLSKGRITYRAR
- the nhaA gene encoding Na+/H+ antiporter NhaA, translating into MKQLLISFFRLEAASGILLIIATVLALVANNSLLSDWYNNFLNIPVMLAIDKLIIDKPLLLWINDGLMAIFFLLIGLEVKREALQGQLSKVSQVVLPTVAAFGGMIVPAVIYWAFNHNDPQAHSGWAIPMATDIAFSLGILALLGKAVPISLKLFLMTLAIIDDLGAILVIALFYSGDVSVAALGLAGICLIVLITLNLLKVRSIGLYLIIGFILWVCVLKSGVHATIAGVALAFTIPLKLRMTKAEHIHPPLIKLEHALSPWVSYVILPLFAFVNAGVSFAQVTQDHLLSTVTLGIVLGLLLGKTIGIFGFTWVVVKLGFAKLPKDSDWSLLFGICILCGIGFTMSLFIGGLSFPPNNEYVGIDRVGILIGSFLSAVIGYCVMYRALKKKAKAS
- a CDS encoding DUF2569 domain-containing protein, translating into MSNDNPYTPPTSQSRATIQNDNKDAPKGIGGWLILVAIIVCIAPFRIANTIYVDIYKPIFTTDAWSLLTDPNSEHYIPFFKHAITIEFIINLLMIVTWFFVIILFFTKKKLFKAVFIGILVATPIAIIFDSILVSTIMNAPAFDAETGKVLFQMCFAAILWTSYTLKSQRVANTFIH
- a CDS encoding dienelactone hydrolase family protein, yielding MISQSNISYQYNNQTFEGVLVSPNNVNNKLPALLMTPNWLGITKEAIDLAKQQAEKGYIVFIVDLYGKTVRPQNSQQAGEAMTPLKENRQELRQRMNKALDILLNQNNIDKQKIAAFGFCFGGCCTLELARSGADIKAAISFHGNLDTPNASDAQNIKGSILVLNGANDPMIADDQIIDFFNEMKSAPSVDWQFLNYGGAVHGFTDVTANDPKVKQYNEKVSKRAFNAMNTLLDELFK
- a CDS encoding VOC family protein, whose amino-acid sequence is MQPNQTILYVEDINATVALYSDIFKCQPIESHPNYACFQLESGYLLAFWSIQEVQPKATGINNACELIFQLPSPEAVDQCFKEWQGKLKIVQEPTDLCFGYAFLALDNNQNRLRVYASND
- a CDS encoding HopJ type III effector protein, which gives rise to MKVTDFRQQLQNPNHQFADTLAFIEQNYTFQPTAFKNGDVENAKGQNEGSCKVLALAILEGLTDQEALLAFAEHYRSVVATPDNNDHQNIRSLQKNGLKAVTFEQFPLQKLNNK
- a CDS encoding AGE family epimerase/isomerase; its protein translation is MDITSTKQSMVSLLANYQQLVISQLAEYGLVSEYLNEPLEENVRLLCQMRTIIFLVKTAKLSKDNNIDLAEQLYANTEAHYLKTDKWLQQLNNNKEANLYSYAFVILAQSYLYKATNNPLYTIALAETFSLVEEKFKGVDIFKPLADLDCLEQNSAMHLFEALTFAYYQADAIYMQPAIIKLEQLITERFWQSDKQLLAEKVTLSGQVLSYEAGHWFEWVSLIWRVKQQGGVSFTSSNKLYAAALTHTHFSEQGLVLNEMDAQFQPLDTQQIRIWPNLEYLRAKTFIEQQVPVKELNTFIALFFDQQGLPKEYLTKELVQTVKSTTGYHIAESFIDILETIK
- the htpG gene encoding molecular chaperone HtpG, which produces MSVEAQKETLGFQTEVKQLLNLMIHSLYSNKEIFLRELISNASDASDKLRFEAIAKPELLEKDASLRIRISFDKEAKTITLDDNGIGMSREDVIANLGTIAKSGTAEFLKNLSGDQKKDSKLIGQFGVGFYSAFIVADQVDVYSRRAGLNADEGVHWSSKGEGEFDIANITKEERGTRIVLHLKNDDLEFADGWRLRNIIKKYSDHIDLPIELPKQQLDQEEDNKDEVEWEVVNRASALWTRPRTEVTEEDYQEFYKHISHDFENPLAWSHNKVEGKLEYTSLLYIPSRAPFDLYQRDMTHGLKLYVNRVFIMDQADEFLPLYLRFVKGIVDSNDLSLNVSREILQKDPIIDNMKSALTKRVLDMLEKLAKNEPEKYTTFWKAFGQVLKEGPAEDYANREKIAGLLRFTSTNENSTEQKVSLADYLSRAKSDQDKIYYLTGESYAQIQNSPHLEIFRKKGIEVLLLTDRIDEWLMNYLPEFEGKQFVDIARGDLDLGKLDSEEDKQHQEKVAKEKEALVERIKKALNDQVSEVRVSHRLTESPAILAIGDQDLGLQMRQILQATGQAIPESKPIFEINPDHPLVQKLDQEADEDRFNDLTHVLFDQAALAAGNNLKDPASYVKRLNKLLIELSN
- a CDS encoding helix-turn-helix transcriptional regulator, with translation MTRSQRLLELLQILHKYRHPVAGKTLASQLGISLRTLYRDIATLQQQGAIITSETGKGYQLQQGFTLPPLMFTQEEVEALLIGSRWVVSQTDSQLANAAQQAITKICTILPAPLQETLNSSLLIGYPKLTKPYDEQLITLRKAINQNLKITIEYINANQENSQRTIWPFAVGFFHHTLVICGWCELREEFRHFRIDRIASLALLNEKFPRKREDLLTAWHHFQQIPKPLF